TTGTATTCCGGTTGACGGATATATATTCCGTGTGCATCTCGTGTCCTTCAATTTCCTCGCTTTTCACCGGCTTAAAAGTTCCTGCCCCTACGTGCAATGTCAGTTCCTCAAGGTCTATGCCTTTTTCCTGCAATGCTTCCAGTACTCGCGGGGTGAAATGCAATCCGGCAGTAGGTGCGGCTACCGAACCTTTTATTTTGGAGTAAACAGTCTGATATGTTTCCTTGTCGCTTTCCTCCGTATTCCGGTTCAGATAGGGTGGAATAGGAAGTTCTCCGAACACTTCGAGGATATCGGCGAAAGTTACTTCGGGGTTATTCCATGCGAAGTCTACCCAATGGCTGGTACCTTTGCATTCTCCTCTCGTTGCTGTCAGAGTAATAGGAAAGCCTTTGACGGTCATTTCCCGTTTCAGTGTCCCGTCCTTCCATTTCTTCAGATTGCCGATCATGCAGAGCCATGCGGCGTGTTCCGTTTGCTGGAAGTTCAGTACATAATCATTGGGCTGAATCGGTTCGAGACAGAATACCTCAATCAGTGCACCTGTTTCTTTGCGGAAGTGAAGGCGCGCCTGGATGACTTTTGTATTGTTGAATATCATTAGGCTTCCTTTCGGCAGATATTCCGGTAAGGAAGTGAAAATATCTTCGGTCACTTCACCGTGGCGATACACCAATAGTTTCGACTGGTCGCGAACGGGTAGCGGGAATTTGGCAATACGTTCATCCGGCAATGGATAGTTGTATTCGCTAATATGGATATGTTTCGGATTCTCTTTCATTGTTGCTTGGTATAATAAGTTCTATTTGTTGCTTGTCCCATATTTTTTAGCTTTCATCCTGGAATAAAAAGAAAGAGGTTAGATTTTACTCTAACCTCTTGAAGATCAATTCGTCGGGATGACAAGATTCGAACTTGCGACCACACGCCCCCCAGAGGTATTTTTATGATAATCCATTGGTTATATTACTTTTTATTAATTGTGTATGTAGCTGTAAATCAAAAGAGTATCTTTTATTGAGTTTTACTTATTTTGATTACATGTGTTCCAAATGTGTTCCACTAAACAAAGAGCTATATACACGTTATTTTAGTTTGGGCACAAAGATAATGAATAAAATTGTTTTCTGAACCGATTCGTTTGTCTAAATGTCGAGGTATTATTAGAGGATAAACCTTGAACTTTTCTATCTAAATGCTTTAGATATTTTTAACTTTAATGGTGCTAGCTTGATTATC
The nucleotide sequence above comes from Bacteroides caccae. Encoded proteins:
- a CDS encoding S-adenosylmethionine:tRNA ribosyltransferase-isomerase yields the protein MKENPKHIHISEYNYPLPDERIAKFPLPVRDQSKLLVYRHGEVTEDIFTSLPEYLPKGSLMIFNNTKVIQARLHFRKETGALIEVFCLEPIQPNDYVLNFQQTEHAAWLCMIGNLKKWKDGTLKREMTVKGFPITLTATRGECKGTSHWVDFAWNNPEVTFADILEVFGELPIPPYLNRNTEESDKETYQTVYSKIKGSVAAPTAGLHFTPRVLEALQEKGIDLEELTLHVGAGTFKPVKSEEIEGHEMHTEYISVNRNTIKKLIDHDGCAIAVGTTSVRTLESLYHIGVTLADHPDATEQELHVRQWQPYEKYDQIPPVVSLQKILGYLDRNGLEALHTSTQIIIAPGYQYKIVKAMVTNFHQPQSTLLLLVSAFVKGNWRTIYDYALSHDFRFLSYGDSSLLIP